The genomic DNA AAAAGCAGTCAATGGCGAAAATGTCGGAACAAAAGTCTTGAGCGAATAGGTGATGCAGTGGATAATCTCATAGACATTGGATTGAATTTGATGCATTCCTCCTTTAAAAAAGACCGAGTCGAAATCATAGAGGAGGCTAAAAAGGTGGGCGTAAATCAGTTCATCATAACTGGAACCAATGTCCATTCAAGCCAAATGGCCGCAGAGTATGCAAGCAAATACCCTGGCACATTATTTTCAACATCAGGGGTTCACCCTCATGATGCCAAAACATGTAATGGACACAGCATGTTTGAACTTGAAAAAATAGCCAAAAATGACTGTGTTGTTGCCATTGGCGAATGCGGTCTTGACTACAACAGGAACTTCTCACCACAGGACCTTCAGAGAAAATGGTTTGAAGCACAGGTGGAACTTGCAGAAAGAACCGACATGCCCCTATTCTTGCATGAAAGGGAGGCTCACGAAGATTTGTACAACATCCTGAAAAGACATGACAGTGTTGTTGAAAAATCAGTGGTTCACTGTTTTACAGGAACAAAAGCCGAAGCTCAAAATTATGTAGATTTAGGATGTTACATTGGTGTGACCGGTTGGATTTGTGACATGAAAAGAGGAAGAGACCTTCAGGAAGCAGTTAGTGCAATTCCTCCTGAAAAATTGATGATAGAGACAGATGCACCATTCCTAATTCCTAAAAACTTTGACAAAAAACCGAAAAAGAACAGAAACGAACCTAAATATTTACCTCATATCCTCAACACAATTGCATTATGCATGGGAATTGATGCAGAAGAACTTGCAAATCAGGTTAATAAAAATACTAAAGAATTTTTTAAAATATAAGGAGATGATAATATGGCAGTAGACCCTCATAAACATTGCCCAATATGTGGAACCCCAATACCGTTAAATGAACTTGTATGCTCACCGGATTGTCAAAAAGTCTGGGATGCAAGATTGAACCAGAGAAAAAGATCACAAATAATTTTATATGTAGTTATTGCAATATTCTTAATAATTTGGGCAGTAATGACATTCTTAAAATAAGGGATATAAATGATTTTAACATCTTCCAACACTCTTGAAAACAAGAAAATCATCGAATATAAAGGATTGGTTACCGGCGAATCATTAATCGGTGCCAATATTTATAAGGACTTGTTTTCAGGAGTTCGTGATGTGGTAGGTGGAAGAACATCAAGATATGAAGCGGAAATCCAAAAAGCCCGTGACATATCCCTCAACAGTATGATTGAAAAGGCGGAACAGCTAGATGCAAATGCCATTATCGGACTTAAGATTTCTTACGACAATCTTGGCGGAACCATGGGAAACACAATACTTGTAACTGCCTATGGAACTGCCATAAAATTTGAATAATATGAAATTTAAAAATAGAGAAATTGATAAGCGAGAGATGGGTAAAGCATTATTATGCATATCTGTCGGAACGGCAGTGGGACTCATCGTTTATGGAATATTCCTATTTTTACATATTGACATCTTTGGATGGAATTTAGGATTGATTTTTGCACCATTGGCTGCAGGATATGCTGAAACAATACTTGCCAACAGAGTTATTGGAGAAAACATTGGTGCAATCAGTGCTTTCATCCTTTTTATTGATACAACATTTTACAGTTTTATTTTAAAAAATCCTACCCTAGGATTGAATTTAATCACTGCAGGCTCAATTTTAGTCATATTGCAGGCAGC from uncultured Methanobrevibacter sp. includes the following:
- a CDS encoding DUF2116 family Zn-ribbon domain-containing protein, which encodes MAVDPHKHCPICGTPIPLNELVCSPDCQKVWDARLNQRKRSQIILYVVIAIFLIIWAVMTFLK
- a CDS encoding YbjQ family protein; amino-acid sequence: MILTSSNTLENKKIIEYKGLVTGESLIGANIYKDLFSGVRDVVGGRTSRYEAEIQKARDISLNSMIEKAEQLDANAIIGLKISYDNLGGTMGNTILVTAYGTAIKFE
- a CDS encoding TatD family hydrolase, whose amino-acid sequence is MDNLIDIGLNLMHSSFKKDRVEIIEEAKKVGVNQFIITGTNVHSSQMAAEYASKYPGTLFSTSGVHPHDAKTCNGHSMFELEKIAKNDCVVAIGECGLDYNRNFSPQDLQRKWFEAQVELAERTDMPLFLHEREAHEDLYNILKRHDSVVEKSVVHCFTGTKAEAQNYVDLGCYIGVTGWICDMKRGRDLQEAVSAIPPEKLMIETDAPFLIPKNFDKKPKKNRNEPKYLPHILNTIALCMGIDAEELANQVNKNTKEFFKI